A window from Primulina huaijiensis isolate GDHJ02 chromosome 11, ASM1229523v2, whole genome shotgun sequence encodes these proteins:
- the LOC140988915 gene encoding uncharacterized protein encodes MNQVNQGEGSVIPFVHQVKKRRGRPRKDTSLKRARAARAPPGFEVKQEYHPQRAYKTNTDSMVGQAVTGVVEATFDTGYLLTLRIGNSNTNFRGVVFKPGHYAPITAETDVAPHLQMIKRNDVRLPHEHQSWSRSQKLSIQTTGLAPSKLKYPSPVTASPIPPVGARGTVVPVVLQPVNRSNGFSGSNQMPSVTSRAPHVMAFGNKDDHVVESSAMLPPDQSIPASQIFVTTQSNSSLQVPKGSEHNDNVSSRNKGIPVAGHDEEGKPMKSTYVISPDLSQSTDSQVESDSESWESSPENSGIVSNQETGNSNEPFLSESLQTTFVAKPQFTYGSGRMTELLKAVHENIKDSPMQIAEQLSFASQVEFHATRSAETDPKNEATIP; translated from the exons ATGAATCAAGTTAATCAAGGTGAGGGCTCTGTTATCCCATTTGTCCATCAAGTAAAGAAGCGACGAGGTCGTCCACGTAAAGATACAAGCCTTAAGCGTGCTCGAGCTGCTCGTGCACCTCCTGGTTTTGAAGTCAAGCAAGAATACCACCCTCAGAGAGCTTATAAAACAAATACTGATAGTATGGTTGGCCAGGCTGTGACTGGTGTTGTTGAGGCCACATTTGATACTGGTTATTTGCTCACTCTCAGAATAGGCAACTCAAACACAAATTTTAGGGGTGTGGTTTTTAAGCCAGGGCATTATGCTCCTATCACTGCTGAAACTGATGTAGCTCCACATCTCCAAATGATCAAAAGAAATGATGTCCGTCTCCCACATGAGCACCAAAGTTGGTCACGAAGCCAGAAACTTTCCATCCAAACAACTGGTCTTGCGCCTTCAAAATTAAAGTATCCCTCACCAGTAACAGCTTCTCCTATTCCCCCTGTGGGTGCAAGAGGCACTGTGGTTCCTGTTGTCCTTCAACCTGTTAACCGTTCAAATGGGTTTTCAGGTTCCAATCAAATGCCATCAGTCACATCCCGGGCTCCTCACGTGATGGCTTTTGGAAATAAAGATGATCATGTGGTTGAATCGTCAGCTATGTTGCCTCCAGATCAATCTATTCCAGCTAGTCAGATTTTTGTGACCACACAATCCAATTCGAGCCTCCAAGTTCCCAAAGGAAGCGAGCATAATGACAATGTTTCTTCACGTAACAAAGGCATCCCTGTGGCTGGACATGATGAGGAAGGTAAGCCAATGAAATCAACGTATGTTATTTCACCAGACTTATCACAATCAACAGATAGTCAGGTCGAGAGTGACTCAGAATCTTGGGAATCTTCACCAGAAAATTCAGGCATCGTATCAAACCAGGAGACTGGAAATTCGAATGAGCCCTTCCTGTCTGAGTCCCTGCAAACTACTTTTGTTGCAAAACCTCAGTTCACCTATGGATCTGGAAGAATGACCGAGCTTTTAAAG GCTGTGcatgaaaatataaaagataGCCCGATGCAAATTGCTGAACAACTGAGTTTTGCATCCCAAGTTGAATTTCATGCAACTAGGAGTGCGGAAACTGATCCTAAAAACGAAGCAACCATCCCATGA